In a single window of the Pseudoxanthomonas sp. F37 genome:
- the uvrB gene encoding excinuclease ABC subunit UvrB, with protein MTDRFQLVSPYSPAGDQPRAIEKLVENFQAGLAKQTLLGVTGSGKTYTIANVVQQIQKPTLVMAPNKTLAAQLYGEFKAFFPHNAVEYFVSYYDYYQPEAYVPASDTFIEKDSSINEHIEQMRLAATKTLLSRPDALVVATVSAIYGLGAPEDYLSLRLILSLGERIDQRDLIRHLTQLQYTRNEYELQRGTFRVRGEVIDVHPAESDAEALRIELFDGEVEGLSLFDPLTGESLRKLQRYTVYPKTHYATTRERVLTAIDTIKVELKERLEQLYAQNKLVEAQRLAQRTQFDVEMMAEVGFCSGIENYSRHLTGKAPGEPPPTLFDYLPADALLVIDESHVTIPQIGAMYKGDRSRKETLVEFGFRLPSALDNRPLRFEEWEARSPRSIYVSATPGPYELRESNGEIVELVVRPTGLIDPEVEIRPVGTQVDDLLSQINERVAWGDRVLVTTLTKRMAENLTEYLGEHGIKVRYLHSDVDTVERVEIIRDLRLGKFDVLVGINLLREGLDMPEVSLVAILDADKEGFLRSTGSLIQTIGRAARNLRGKAILYADKVTRSMQAAIDETGRRREKQVEYNLAHGITPKSVARPIVDILEGARSEAASEGKAGRGKGRRVAEEAVEYGVMDPAKAVARIKALEQQMYQHARDLEFEDAARLRDQIQRLKEASLGG; from the coding sequence ATGACTGATCGTTTCCAGCTTGTTTCCCCGTATTCGCCGGCGGGCGACCAGCCCCGCGCCATCGAGAAGCTGGTGGAGAACTTCCAGGCCGGCCTGGCCAAGCAGACCCTGTTGGGGGTGACGGGTTCGGGCAAGACCTACACGATCGCCAACGTGGTGCAGCAGATCCAGAAGCCCACCCTGGTGATGGCGCCCAACAAGACGCTGGCGGCGCAGCTGTACGGCGAGTTCAAGGCCTTCTTTCCGCACAATGCGGTCGAGTATTTCGTCAGCTACTACGACTACTACCAGCCGGAAGCCTATGTGCCGGCCAGCGATACCTTCATCGAGAAGGACAGCTCGATCAACGAGCACATCGAGCAGATGCGGCTGGCCGCCACCAAGACGCTGTTGTCCAGGCCCGATGCGCTGGTGGTCGCCACGGTGTCGGCGATCTACGGCCTGGGCGCGCCGGAGGACTACCTGTCGCTGCGCCTGATCCTGTCGCTGGGCGAGCGGATCGACCAGCGCGACCTGATCCGCCACCTGACCCAGCTGCAGTACACCCGCAACGAGTACGAGCTGCAGCGCGGCACGTTCCGCGTGCGCGGCGAGGTCATCGACGTGCACCCGGCGGAGAGCGATGCCGAAGCGCTGCGCATCGAGCTGTTCGACGGTGAGGTGGAGGGGCTCAGCCTGTTCGACCCGCTCACCGGCGAGTCGCTGCGCAAGCTGCAGCGCTACACGGTGTATCCCAAGACGCACTACGCCACCACCCGCGAGCGCGTGCTCACCGCCATCGACACCATCAAGGTCGAGCTGAAGGAGCGGCTGGAGCAGTTGTACGCGCAGAACAAGCTGGTCGAAGCGCAACGCCTGGCGCAGCGGACCCAGTTCGACGTGGAGATGATGGCGGAGGTCGGCTTCTGCTCGGGCATCGAGAACTACTCGCGCCACCTGACCGGCAAGGCGCCCGGTGAGCCGCCGCCGACCCTGTTCGACTACCTGCCGGCCGATGCCTTGCTGGTGATCGACGAATCGCACGTGACCATCCCGCAGATCGGCGCCATGTACAAGGGCGACCGCTCGCGCAAGGAGACCCTGGTGGAATTCGGCTTCCGGCTGCCGTCGGCGCTGGACAACCGGCCGTTGCGCTTCGAGGAATGGGAGGCGCGTTCCCCCCGCAGCATCTATGTCTCGGCTACCCCGGGACCTTACGAACTGCGCGAATCCAATGGCGAGATCGTCGAACTGGTGGTGCGCCCGACCGGCCTGATCGACCCTGAAGTGGAGATCCGTCCGGTCGGCACGCAGGTCGACGACCTGTTGTCGCAGATCAACGAGCGTGTGGCCTGGGGCGACCGCGTGCTGGTCACCACGCTGACCAAGCGGATGGCCGAGAACCTGACCGAGTACCTGGGCGAACACGGCATCAAGGTGCGTTATCTGCACTCGGACGTGGATACCGTCGAGCGCGTCGAGATCATCCGCGACCTGCGGCTGGGCAAGTTCGACGTGCTGGTGGGCATCAACCTGTTGCGTGAGGGGCTGGACATGCCCGAAGTCTCGCTGGTCGCGATCCTGGACGCGGACAAGGAGGGCTTCCTCCGGTCCACCGGCTCGCTCATCCAGACCATCGGCCGCGCCGCCCGCAACCTGCGCGGCAAGGCCATCCTGTACGCCGACAAGGTCACCCGTTCCATGCAGGCCGCCATCGACGAAACCGGCCGCCGCCGGGAGAAGCAGGTGGAGTACAACCTGGCGCACGGCATCACCCCCAAATCGGTCGCGCGGCCGATCGTGGACATCCTGGAAGGCGCCCGCAGCGAGGCCGCCAGCGAGGGCAAGGCCGGTCGGGGCAAGGGACGGCGCGTGGCCGAGGAAGCGGTGGAGTACGGCGTGATGGATCCGGCCAAGGCCGTGGCCCGCATCAAGGCGCTGGAGCAGCAGATGTACCAGCATGCCCGCGACCTGGAATTCGAGGACGCCGCGCGCCTGCGCGACCAGATCCAGCGGCTGAAGGAAGCCAGCCTGGGCGGCTGA
- the thrS gene encoding threonine--tRNA ligase gives MITITLPDGSRREFENPVSVMQVAQSIGAGLAKATVAGAVDGVLVDASDVIDHDATLRIITPKDEEGVEIIRHSCAHLVGHAVKQLYPDVKMVIGPVIAEGFYYDIYSERPFTPEDLAAIEQRMQELIAQDYDVIKKMTPRSQVVDVFKARGEDYKLRLIEDMGPEVTAMGLYYHQEYVDMCRGPHVPNTRFLKAFKLTRISGAYWRGDAKNEQLQRIYGTAWADKKQLEAYIQRIEEAEKRDHRKIGRQQELFHLQEEAPGLVFWHPKGWAIWQVVEQYMRKVYRDSGYQEVRCPQILDVALWKKSGHWDNYKENMFFSESENRTYAVKPMNCPGHVQVFNQGLHSYRDLPIRYGEFGACHRNEPSGALHGILRVRGFTQDDGHIFCTEDQIEAEVTAFHQQALKVYSDFGFEDIQIKIALRPDARLGDDATWDKAEAALRAALRSCGVEWQELPGEGAFYGPKIEYHLKDAIGRTWQLGTMQVDFMMPGRLGAEYVDENSQRQHPVMLHRAIVGSMERFIGILIEHHAGAFPSWLAPQQAVVMNITDAQADYVAEVRKTLANQGFRVAADLRNEKIGYKIREHTLQRVPYLLVVGDREKENGAIAVRTRSGEDLGTMSVAAFAERLRNEHAA, from the coding sequence ATGATCACCATCACGCTCCCCGACGGCAGCCGCCGCGAGTTCGAGAACCCCGTTTCCGTCATGCAGGTGGCCCAGTCCATCGGCGCCGGCCTGGCCAAGGCCACTGTGGCCGGTGCCGTCGACGGCGTGCTGGTCGATGCCAGCGACGTCATCGACCACGACGCCACGCTGCGCATCATCACCCCGAAGGACGAGGAGGGCGTGGAGATCATCCGCCACTCCTGCGCCCACCTGGTCGGCCATGCGGTCAAGCAGCTGTACCCGGACGTGAAGATGGTCATCGGCCCGGTGATCGCCGAAGGCTTCTATTACGACATCTACAGCGAGCGCCCGTTCACGCCGGAGGACCTGGCGGCGATCGAGCAGCGCATGCAGGAACTGATCGCGCAGGACTACGACGTCATCAAGAAGATGACGCCGCGGTCCCAGGTGGTGGACGTCTTCAAGGCCCGCGGCGAGGACTACAAGCTGCGACTGATCGAGGACATGGGGCCCGAAGTGACGGCCATGGGCCTGTACTACCACCAGGAATACGTGGACATGTGCCGCGGCCCGCACGTGCCGAACACCCGTTTCCTGAAGGCGTTCAAGCTGACCCGCATCTCCGGCGCCTACTGGCGAGGCGATGCCAAGAACGAGCAGCTGCAGCGCATCTACGGCACCGCCTGGGCCGACAAGAAGCAGTTGGAGGCCTACATCCAGCGCATCGAGGAAGCCGAGAAGCGCGACCACCGCAAGATCGGCAGGCAGCAGGAACTGTTCCACCTGCAGGAAGAAGCGCCGGGCCTGGTGTTCTGGCACCCGAAGGGCTGGGCCATCTGGCAGGTGGTCGAGCAGTACATGCGCAAGGTCTACCGCGACAGCGGCTACCAGGAAGTGCGCTGTCCGCAGATCCTCGACGTCGCCCTGTGGAAGAAGTCCGGCCACTGGGACAACTACAAGGAAAACATGTTCTTCAGCGAATCGGAAAACCGCACCTACGCGGTCAAGCCGATGAACTGCCCGGGCCACGTGCAGGTGTTCAACCAGGGCCTGCACAGCTACCGCGACCTGCCGATCCGCTACGGCGAGTTCGGTGCCTGCCACCGCAACGAGCCCTCGGGCGCGCTGCACGGCATCCTGCGCGTGCGCGGCTTCACCCAGGACGACGGCCACATCTTCTGCACCGAGGACCAGATCGAGGCCGAGGTGACGGCGTTCCACCAGCAGGCGCTGAAGGTGTACTCGGACTTCGGTTTCGAAGACATCCAGATCAAGATCGCCCTGCGCCCGGACGCGCGCCTGGGCGACGACGCCACCTGGGACAAGGCCGAGGCCGCCCTGCGCGCCGCCCTGCGCAGCTGCGGGGTGGAGTGGCAGGAGCTGCCGGGCGAGGGCGCCTTCTATGGCCCCAAGATCGAGTACCACCTGAAGGACGCCATCGGCCGGACCTGGCAGCTGGGGACCATGCAGGTCGACTTCATGATGCCGGGCCGCCTGGGCGCCGAGTACGTGGACGAGAACAGCCAGCGCCAGCACCCGGTCATGCTGCACCGGGCCATCGTGGGGTCCATGGAGCGGTTCATCGGCATCCTGATCGAGCACCACGCTGGTGCATTCCCGTCCTGGCTGGCGCCGCAGCAGGCCGTGGTGATGAATATCACCGATGCCCAGGCCGATTACGTGGCCGAAGTCAGGAAAACCCTTGCAAATCAAGGCTTCCGGGTGGCGGCCGATTTGCGGAACGAGAAGATCGGCTATAAGATTCGCGAGCACACGCTGCAGCGGGTGCCGTACCTGCTGGTGGTCGGAGACCGCGAGAAGGAAAATGGCGCCATCGCCGTGCGCACGCGTTCCGGGGAGGATCTGGGCACCATGTCCGTTGCCGCCTTCGCAGAACGTTTGCGTAACGAGCACGCCGCGTAG
- the infC gene encoding translation initiation factor IF-3, with protein MRVPRVRVIGSDGEMIGVLSRDEALAMAEDEGLDLVEIQPNAEPPVCKIMDFGKFKFEAQKKANEAKKKTKQVEIKELKFRPVTDEGDYQIKMRNIRRFLQEGDKVKVNIRFRGREMSHQELGREMAARIEAELGDEIVIESRPRLEGRQMVMMIAPKKK; from the coding sequence ATCCGCGTGCCGCGCGTGCGCGTGATCGGTTCGGATGGCGAAATGATCGGCGTGCTCTCGCGCGACGAGGCCTTGGCCATGGCCGAGGATGAAGGATTGGACCTGGTCGAGATCCAGCCCAATGCCGAGCCGCCCGTGTGCAAGATCATGGACTTCGGCAAGTTCAAGTTCGAGGCGCAGAAGAAGGCCAACGAAGCCAAGAAGAAGACCAAGCAGGTCGAGATCAAGGAGCTGAAGTTCCGCCCGGTCACCGACGAGGGCGACTACCAGATCAAGATGCGCAACATCCGCCGCTTCCTGCAGGAGGGCGACAAGGTCAAGGTCAATATCCGCTTCCGTGGCCGTGAGATGAGCCACCAGGAACTGGGTCGCGAGATGGCCGCGCGCATCGAGGCCGAACTGGGCGACGAGATCGTCATCGAGTCCCGTCCGCGCCTGGAAGGCCGCCAGATGGTCATGATGATCGCCCCCAAGAAAAAATGA
- the rpmI gene encoding 50S ribosomal protein L35 has product MPKIKTHRAAAKRFRKTASGKFKAGHANRSHILTKKATKRKRGLRATNIVRAEDSGRLNRMLPYL; this is encoded by the coding sequence ATGCCCAAGATCAAGACCCACCGGGCGGCGGCCAAGCGTTTCCGCAAGACCGCCTCCGGCAAGTTCAAGGCTGGCCACGCCAACCGTAGCCACATCCTCACCAAGAAGGCGACCAAGCGTAAGCGCGGCCTGCGTGCGACGAACATCGTCCGCGCCGAGGACAGCGGCCGTTTGAACCGCATGCTTCCCTACCTCTGA
- the rplT gene encoding 50S ribosomal protein L20, producing the protein MARVKRGVMARRRHKKVLNLAKGYYNARRKVFRVAKQAVIKAQQYAYIGRKQKKRNFRSLWITRINAAARINGLSYSRFMNGLLKAGITLDRKVLADIAVHDAAGFAALAEKAKGALAA; encoded by the coding sequence ATGGCACGAGTTAAGCGTGGCGTGATGGCGCGTCGCCGTCACAAGAAGGTCCTCAACCTGGCCAAGGGCTATTACAACGCCCGTCGCAAGGTGTTCCGCGTCGCCAAGCAGGCGGTCATCAAGGCGCAGCAGTACGCCTACATCGGCCGCAAGCAGAAGAAGCGCAACTTCCGTTCGCTGTGGATCACCCGCATCAATGCGGCGGCCCGCATCAACGGCCTGAGCTACAGCCGCTTCATGAACGGCCTGCTGAAGGCCGGCATCACCCTGGACCGCAAGGTGCTGGCGGACATCGCCGTGCACGACGCGGCCGGTTTTGCGGCCCTGGCTGAAAAGGCGAAGGGCGCACTCGCGGCGTAA
- the pheS gene encoding phenylalanine--tRNA ligase subunit alpha yields the protein MSQIESLSTQALADIAAAQSPEVVEQLRVALLGKSGSITTQLKQLGTLPADQRKAAGEAINRARDAIGEALSARKSVLEDAALDARLAGETIDVTLPGRNGTRGGLHPISRTLERIADIFGRLGYELADGPEIEDDWHNFEALNFPPHHPARAMHDTFYFGDGRLLRTHTSGVQVRYMDAHQPPLRMIAAGKVYRSDSDQTHSPMFHQVEGLLVDEHSTFADLKGTLAEFVRAFFERDFEMRFRPSYFPFVEPGAEVDIAWQQPDGSTRWLEVLGCGMVHPNVLRNCGIDPERYTGFAFGLGVERFAMLRYGVNDLRAFFENDVRFLKQFA from the coding sequence ATGAGTCAAATCGAGTCCCTGTCCACCCAGGCCCTGGCCGACATCGCGGCAGCGCAGTCCCCCGAGGTGGTGGAGCAGCTGCGCGTGGCCCTGCTGGGCAAGAGCGGCAGCATCACCACCCAGCTGAAGCAGTTGGGGACATTGCCCGCCGACCAGCGCAAGGCCGCCGGCGAAGCGATCAATCGCGCGCGCGATGCGATCGGCGAGGCGCTGTCGGCCCGCAAGTCCGTGCTGGAAGACGCCGCGCTCGATGCGCGCCTGGCCGGCGAAACCATCGACGTCACCCTGCCGGGCAGGAACGGCACGCGCGGCGGGCTGCACCCGATCAGCCGCACCCTGGAGCGCATCGCCGATATCTTCGGCCGCCTGGGCTACGAACTGGCGGACGGCCCGGAGATCGAGGACGACTGGCACAACTTCGAAGCGCTGAACTTCCCGCCGCACCACCCGGCGCGCGCCATGCACGACACGTTCTACTTCGGCGATGGCCGCCTGCTGCGCACGCATACCTCGGGTGTGCAGGTGCGCTACATGGACGCGCACCAGCCGCCGCTGCGCATGATCGCGGCGGGCAAGGTCTACCGCAGCGACAGCGACCAGACCCATTCGCCGATGTTCCACCAGGTCGAAGGCCTGCTGGTCGACGAGCACTCCACGTTCGCCGACCTGAAGGGCACGCTGGCCGAGTTCGTGCGTGCGTTCTTCGAGCGCGATTTCGAGATGCGCTTCCGCCCCAGCTACTTCCCTTTCGTTGAACCGGGTGCGGAAGTCGACATCGCCTGGCAGCAGCCGGATGGCAGCACGCGCTGGCTGGAAGTACTGGGCTGCGGCATGGTGCATCCGAACGTGCTGCGCAACTGCGGCATCGATCCGGAGCGCTACACCGGCTTCGCGTTCGGTCTTGGCGTGGAGCGCTTCGCGATGCTGCGCTACGGCGTCAACGATCTGCGCGCGTTCTTCGAGAACGACGTGCGGTTCCTGAAGCAGTTTGCTTGA
- the pheT gene encoding phenylalanine--tRNA ligase subunit beta, whose protein sequence is MKFSENWLRSHVPTRATRDELAATLTAIGLEVEDVTALGDGLADVVVARIVECARHPEADRLQVCQVDAGQDGLLQIVCGAPNARPGLLAPLAMVGAQVGGIAIKAARLRGVESNGMLCSAKELGIDADASGLLELPADAPVGTPVADYLGLPDASIEIKLTPNRADCFSVRGIAFDVAASLGSEVKALDAAPVPAQSPATMEVALEAGPKVPRFAGRVIEGVDARAATPIWMAERLRRSGVRPISFLVDVTQYVMLELGQPMHAFDRDMLEGPVVVRPARAGEQATLLDGRTVALDDDFLVVSDSRDGRASRAVALGGIMGGLDTRVTDATTNVFLEAAHWIPSAIIGRSRKLGLHTDAGHRFERGVDPELPRLAVEYATRLILDVAGGTPGPTTVVEHAGHLPAPVAIRLRRARVARVLGVDIADAEIERILRALGLQAAALADGWSVVAPTRRFDIAIEEDLIEELARIHGYDRVPTTLPGGATRIASPSETRVEAGVVRRQLAARDYLETVNFAFVDAQWLAHWQMADGAVPLANPLSAELAIMRTALLPGVVAALQRNAARQAGRVRLFEIGNVFQAVAGAAPRETVRLAAAAVGEAAAEQWGQPTRKVDFHDLKGDLESVAALSGAPLEFRPSTAPHGHPGRSADVYRENQKVGWIGQLHPRLQRALDLDAEVVAFEVDLAPLAIRALPRAGDLSRYPSVRRDLAFVVADTVPWAEIAATARTAAGPLLRDVQLFDRYVGQGVESGQKSLAMGLILQDNSRTLTDADVAQVVAQVVAAIGDAHGAKVRG, encoded by the coding sequence ATGAAATTTTCCGAAAACTGGCTGCGCAGCCACGTTCCCACCCGGGCCACCCGCGATGAGCTGGCGGCCACGCTGACCGCGATCGGCCTGGAGGTCGAAGACGTCACCGCGCTGGGCGATGGCCTGGCGGACGTGGTGGTCGCGCGCATCGTCGAATGCGCCCGCCATCCCGAAGCCGACCGTCTGCAGGTCTGCCAGGTCGATGCCGGGCAGGACGGGCTGCTGCAGATCGTCTGCGGTGCGCCGAACGCGCGCCCCGGCCTGCTGGCGCCGCTGGCGATGGTCGGTGCGCAGGTGGGCGGCATCGCCATCAAGGCGGCCCGGCTGCGGGGCGTGGAATCGAACGGCATGCTGTGTTCGGCCAAGGAGCTCGGCATCGATGCCGATGCCTCCGGCCTGCTGGAACTGCCGGCCGATGCGCCGGTCGGTACGCCGGTTGCCGATTATCTCGGCCTGCCCGATGCCAGCATCGAGATCAAGCTGACGCCCAACCGCGCCGACTGCTTCAGCGTGCGCGGCATCGCCTTCGACGTGGCGGCGTCGCTGGGCAGCGAGGTGAAAGCGCTGGATGCCGCACCGGTGCCGGCGCAGAGCCCGGCCACGATGGAGGTCGCGCTGGAAGCGGGGCCGAAAGTGCCGCGCTTCGCCGGCCGCGTGATCGAAGGCGTCGACGCCCGGGCGGCCACCCCCATCTGGATGGCCGAGCGCCTGCGCCGCAGCGGCGTGCGCCCGATCAGCTTCCTGGTGGACGTCACCCAGTACGTGATGCTTGAACTGGGCCAGCCCATGCACGCCTTCGACCGCGACATGCTGGAAGGGCCGGTGGTCGTGCGCCCCGCACGGGCGGGCGAGCAGGCCACGCTGCTGGACGGCCGCACCGTGGCGCTGGACGACGATTTCCTGGTGGTGTCCGACAGCCGCGATGGCCGCGCCTCACGCGCCGTGGCGCTGGGCGGCATCATGGGCGGCCTCGACACCCGGGTGACCGATGCGACGACGAACGTCTTCCTGGAAGCCGCGCACTGGATCCCCTCGGCCATCATCGGCCGTAGCCGCAAGCTGGGCCTGCACACCGATGCCGGGCATCGCTTCGAGCGCGGCGTCGATCCCGAACTGCCGCGCCTGGCCGTGGAGTACGCGACCCGCCTGATCCTCGACGTGGCCGGCGGCACGCCGGGCCCGACGACGGTGGTCGAGCATGCCGGACACCTGCCGGCGCCTGTCGCGATCCGGCTGCGCCGCGCGCGCGTCGCCCGCGTGCTGGGCGTGGACATCGCCGACGCCGAGATCGAGCGCATCCTGCGCGCGCTCGGCCTGCAGGCGGCGGCCCTGGCCGATGGCTGGAGCGTGGTGGCGCCGACCCGCCGCTTCGACATCGCCATCGAAGAAGACCTGATCGAAGAACTGGCCCGCATCCACGGCTACGACCGCGTGCCCACCACGCTGCCCGGCGGCGCCACGCGCATCGCCTCGCCCAGCGAGACGCGCGTGGAAGCCGGGGTGGTGCGTCGCCAGCTGGCCGCACGCGACTATCTGGAAACGGTGAACTTCGCCTTCGTCGATGCGCAGTGGCTGGCGCACTGGCAGATGGCCGATGGGGCCGTTCCGCTGGCCAATCCCCTGAGCGCCGAGCTGGCCATCATGCGCACCGCGCTGCTGCCCGGTGTCGTGGCCGCCCTGCAGCGCAACGCCGCCCGTCAGGCGGGCCGCGTCCGCCTGTTCGAGATCGGCAACGTGTTCCAGGCCGTGGCCGGCGCCGCGCCGCGCGAGACCGTCCGCCTTGCTGCGGCGGCCGTCGGCGAGGCGGCCGCCGAACAGTGGGGGCAGCCGACCCGCAAGGTGGATTTCCACGACCTGAAGGGCGACCTGGAAAGCGTCGCCGCGTTGTCCGGCGCCCCGCTGGAGTTCCGGCCCTCGACCGCGCCCCACGGACATCCGGGCCGTTCGGCCGATGTCTACCGCGAAAACCAGAAGGTGGGCTGGATCGGCCAGCTGCACCCGCGCCTGCAGCGCGCGCTGGACCTGGATGCCGAGGTGGTCGCGTTCGAAGTGGATCTGGCGCCCCTGGCCATCCGCGCGCTGCCGCGGGCAGGCGACCTGTCGCGCTATCCGTCCGTCCGCCGGGATCTTGCGTTCGTCGTCGCCGACACGGTGCCGTGGGCGGAGATCGCGGCCACCGCGCGCACGGCCGCGGGCCCGCTGCTGCGGGACGTCCAGCTGTTCGACAGGTACGTCGGGCAGGGGGTCGAATCAGGTCAAAAGAGTCTCGCTATGGGCTTGATTTTGCAGGACAACTCACGCACTCTCACGGACGCCGACGTGGCGCAGGTCGTGGCGCAGGTCGTGGCGGCCATCGGCGACGCGCATGGCGCGAAGGTGCGCGGATGA
- a CDS encoding integration host factor subunit alpha, which translates to MALTKAEMAERLFDEVGLNKREAKEFVDAYFDVLREALEQGRQVKLSGFGNFDLRRKNQRPGRNPKTGEEIPISARTVVTFRPGQKLKERVETYAGSGQ; encoded by the coding sequence ATGGCATTGACGAAGGCGGAGATGGCCGAACGTCTGTTCGACGAGGTCGGCCTGAACAAGCGCGAGGCGAAGGAATTCGTCGACGCCTACTTCGACGTCCTGCGCGAGGCCCTGGAACAGGGCCGCCAGGTGAAGCTGTCGGGCTTCGGCAACTTCGACCTGAGGCGCAAGAACCAGCGCCCGGGCCGCAATCCGAAGACCGGCGAGGAAATCCCGATCTCGGCGCGGACGGTGGTGACCTTCCGGCCGGGCCAGAAACTCAAGGAGCGGGTGGAAACGTATGCTGGATCCGGGCAGTAA
- a CDS encoding MerR family transcriptional regulator — protein MLDPGSNRELPPIPAKRYFTIGEVSELCDVKPHVLRYWETEFPSLEPAKRRGNRRYYQRHDVLMVRQIRSLLYEQGYTIGGARLRLEGEGAKQEAALSHQIVRQVRMELEEILQLLRR, from the coding sequence ATGCTGGATCCGGGCAGTAACCGCGAGCTTCCGCCGATCCCGGCCAAGCGCTACTTCACCATCGGTGAGGTCAGCGAGCTGTGCGACGTCAAGCCGCATGTGCTGCGCTACTGGGAAACGGAGTTCCCCAGCCTGGAGCCGGCCAAGCGCCGCGGAAACCGCCGGTACTACCAGCGCCATGACGTGCTGATGGTCCGCCAGATCCGCAGCCTGCTGTACGAACAGGGCTATACCATCGGCGGCGCCCGTCTGCGCCTGGAAGGCGAGGGCGCCAAGCAGGAAGCGGCGCTGAGCCACCAGATCGTGCGCCAGGTGCGCATGGAGCTGGAAGAAATCCTGCAGTTGTTGCGCCGGTGA
- a CDS encoding cupin domain-containing protein — protein MHPRADELIRTLQLAPHPEGGHFRRVYESAKRTEVNGIERPTLTAIKFLLPAGVTTRWHRVDATEVWDWSEGGALELSMFDPEQRTLTRVQLDTSARGGQANQVVPAGIWQSARSLGDYTLVDCSVSPGFSWQGFELMQSGSEVARTLRDAGGKVA, from the coding sequence ATGCATCCAAGAGCCGACGAGCTGATCCGCACCCTGCAACTGGCGCCGCACCCCGAGGGTGGCCACTTCCGCCGGGTATACGAATCGGCCAAGCGCACCGAGGTGAACGGCATCGAGCGGCCCACGCTCACCGCCATCAAGTTCCTGTTGCCGGCCGGCGTGACGACCCGCTGGCACCGGGTGGACGCCACCGAGGTCTGGGACTGGAGCGAAGGCGGCGCCCTGGAGTTGTCGATGTTCGATCCCGAGCAGCGCACGCTGACCCGCGTGCAACTGGATACCTCCGCCCGGGGCGGCCAGGCCAACCAGGTGGTGCCCGCGGGCATCTGGCAAAGCGCGCGTTCGCTCGGCGATTACACGCTGGTGGACTGCTCGGTGTCCCCTGGCTTCAGCTGGCAGGGCTTCGAGCTGATGCAGAGCGGCAGCGAGGTCGCGCGCACGCTGCGCGACGCGGGCGGCAAGGTCGCCTGA
- a CDS encoding TraB/GumN family protein gives MRLSLYGLLWLSLLMGGAPAGAQETSASEPVPPMAGTDVIEMEAVVVAGVQPGPGLWKVRQGDHLLYVLGTQSPLPKNITWRSDEVDQVLQLADEVLASPGISVGTDIGFFRGLTLLPSALKASKNPDGQKLQDVLQPELYARWAVLKRRYMGRDGGIEKKRPLIAAFQLYSEALSDSGLREGGVIDPVIDAVLKRRKMKRTPTVLDIKLDDPRAALADFRKETLKPEDLACFSKTLDVIEGDLPHVAARANAWAVGDWPALRSGARQDWQQACELAWFNTDTARKRGISDVEARMQARWMEVAEGALQKNRITFATVPVWQLVKPGGYLAALQAKGYQVEAPE, from the coding sequence ATGCGTCTGTCGTTGTACGGCCTGCTGTGGCTGTCGCTGTTGATGGGAGGCGCTCCCGCAGGCGCGCAGGAGACTTCAGCAAGCGAACCCGTACCGCCGATGGCCGGGACCGACGTGATCGAGATGGAGGCCGTGGTCGTGGCCGGCGTGCAGCCTGGGCCCGGCCTGTGGAAGGTGCGCCAGGGCGACCATCTGCTTTACGTGCTGGGCACGCAGTCGCCGCTGCCGAAGAACATCACCTGGCGCTCCGACGAGGTCGACCAGGTCCTGCAACTCGCGGACGAGGTGCTGGCCTCGCCGGGCATCAGCGTCGGTACCGATATCGGCTTCTTCCGTGGACTCACGCTGCTGCCTTCCGCGCTGAAGGCCTCCAAGAACCCGGATGGGCAGAAGCTGCAGGACGTCCTGCAGCCCGAGTTGTACGCCCGCTGGGCCGTGCTGAAGCGACGCTACATGGGACGTGATGGAGGCATCGAGAAGAAGCGTCCGCTGATCGCGGCGTTCCAGCTTTACTCCGAAGCCTTGTCGGACTCGGGCCTGCGCGAGGGCGGCGTCATCGATCCCGTGATCGATGCCGTGTTGAAGCGGCGCAAGATGAAGCGCACGCCGACGGTGCTGGACATCAAGTTGGACGATCCGCGTGCGGCGCTGGCGGATTTCCGCAAGGAAACCCTCAAACCCGAGGATCTCGCCTGCTTCAGCAAGACGCTCGATGTCATCGAGGGCGATCTGCCGCACGTGGCGGCGCGTGCCAATGCCTGGGCGGTGGGGGACTGGCCGGCGTTGCGATCCGGGGCGCGGCAGGACTGGCAGCAGGCCTGTGAGCTGGCCTGGTTCAACACCGACACGGCGCGCAAGCGCGGCATTTCCGACGTGGAGGCGCGCATGCAGGCGCGCTGGATGGAGGTCGCCGAAGGCGCGCTGCAGAAGAACCGGATCACCTTCGCTACCGTGCCGGTATGGCAGCTGGTCAAGCCCGGCGGTTATCTGGCGGCCCTGCAGGCCAAGGGATACCAGGTGGAAGCGCCGGAATGA